CAGGGCAGGGATATGACGGCATCGTCGACGAAGGCGCCGGCTGTGCTGTACGTTTCCAGCGCTTCCTGTGGGATTTTGTTGGGATCTTCCTGCTGGCATTCGCTCTTCTCACCCTGATTGCACTCTTTTCGCTGCCTACTTCCGGTGGCACCCTGCTCACCTTGTGGCGCAACTTCATCAGGCATGCCTTCGGATATGGGGCCATCCTGGTAGCCCTAGGCAGTGCAGTAGCCGGTATCCTGGTGCTGCGCTTACATTCGTCACACTCAGGCGTCAACGGAGAACCAGTCGCCTCAGCGGACAGGAAGATTCCCTGGGGCCGCCTCATCGCCCTGGAAGTGGCTGCTTTCGCCGCCCTTGGCTTGCTGACCGTGATCGGTGGGCGGCTGGTAGGGAGGGCTGAGCAAGGCCTGGATGGAGGTTTTGTAGGCTGGGGTTTAGCCGATTTAATGGCATTGGGGCTGAGAGCCATCGGCCTGGACCGTAATCTGTGGGGAGGGATCGTCTTTGGAGTGATCCTGCTGGTATGCCTACTGTATGGGATGGGATTGGTACCAGCTTTGTATAAATCTCTGCAAAAAATAACCACCACCAAGCCACCCAGCCCGGTGGTTAGTGAGCCGGTGGTCAGCGTTGCACCTTCAACGGCAGGGGCAGGCGCCAGCCCCATGCGGGCTGAGAGTAAGAAGCGCCGTACGCTGGTGCCGACTGAATTCCGGAAACGCCTGGTGGCTGCCAACGAACCAGCAAAAAATCTACCTCCGCCTCAGCGGGATGAACATCTGCCATCGCTCGATATGCTGGTGAAAGACCAACAAGATCGACCGGACGAACGCAACATCAACCAAACCGCTGGGATGATCGAGAAATCGTTGGCGGAATTCGGTATCCCCGCCAAGGTGGTCGGGTACCGGGTGGGGCCAACGGTAACCCAGTTTGCAGTCGAGCCAGGATTTCTTGAAAAAGGCAGCTCCGACGAAGAACAGGCGAACAAGATTAAAGTACGCGTAGCACAGATTGCAGGCTTGCGGCGCGACCTGGCATTAGCCCTGTCGGCTGAGCGCTTGCGGATCGAAGCACCCGTCCCTGGCCGACCGTATGTGGGCATCGAAGTACCGAATAACCGCACCAGCATGGTAAAACTGCGCTCAATCCTTGAAACGGAAGCTTTTTACAAGGTGAACTCCCCACTGGCCATCGCCCTGGGGCGAGACGTAAGCGGCCTTCCCGTGGTAGCTGACCTCAGCACCATGCCACATTTGTTAATCGCCGGCACCACCGGCTCCGGGAAGTCCGTCTGCATTGCAGCCATCACCACCTGCCTGGTGATGAATAATACGCCTGATGATTTGCGCCTGGTGATGATCGACCCAAAAATGGTTGAGCTGATCCGCTTCAATGGCTTGCCGCACCTGTTCGGAAAGGTTGAAACCGACATTCAGCGTATCCTGGGTGTCTTGCGCTGGGTGGTAGCCGAGATGGACCGGCGTTATAAGCTTTTAGAGGAAACCCACGCTCGAAATATCGACTCATATAACCGTAAGGTTCGACGGCATAAGCTGGTTGCACCCTTACCCCGCGTCGTGGTATTGCTGGATGAGCTGGCTGACCTGATGATGACTGCCCCTGACCAGACCGAGCCAATGTTGATCCGCCTGGCACAACTGGCGCGGGCCACAGGCATCCACCTGGTAGTTGCGACCCAACGTCCCAGCACCGACGTGGTGACTGGCTTGATTAAGGCCAACTTCCCGGCCCGCATATCGTTCGCGGTGGCTTCCTCGGTAGACTCGCGCGTGATCCTCGATACAGGTGGTGCCGAAAGCTTGCTTGGGCATGGAGACATGCTATTCATGCCCCCCGAAGTGGCCGCACCCGTCAGAGTACAGGGGGTGATGGTTTCCGACAGTGAAGTGGAGAAAGTGATCACCTACTGGCAAACCATCCATCCCCTCGAACAAGGAGTCGTGCCTCCCTGGGAGGATTTCCTCAAAGAAGAAGCTGTGCTGGCAGACCGGGATGAGCTGGTGAAGAAAGCCATCGAGATGCTGCGCGGAGAAAAACGCACCAGTGCTTCGATGCTCCAACGCCGCCTACGCATTGGCTACCCGCGCGCGGCGCGCTTAATGGATGAGCTGGAAGAAATGGGTGTGGTTGGCCCTGCCCAGACAGGCGGCCGTGAGCGTGAGGTATTGCTGGAGAACGACGAAACAGAAGATGAATGAGTCCATCGGGGGTGTTTTATCTTGACATCCGCTGCTGCATGAGATAGCATACGTGAGTTTAATTTAGCGTTGGAAAGGTAGCGTGACCCATCCGTTGGAACAATCTCAACCTAAAAAACAAAGAATGACCTTATCAGACCGGGCTCGAATAGTATTTAAAGGAGTCCTCGACCCATTCGGGGCATTCTTTAACCGCCTGGGAATCTACCCGAATACGATGACGTTGATTGGTGTGGGTGGAAATGTTGTGGCAGCCGTTTTGCTGGCCCTGGGATACATTACTGTGGGTGGCATCCTCGTTTTACTCATGGGGCTGGTGGACACACTCGATGGCACCATGGCACGTTTACGCGGTATGCCTACGGATTTTGGAGCCTTCGTAGATTCGGTCTCTGACCGATATTCAGAGCTGATCATCCTGGGGGGACTGCTGTATCACTTCGCCCATCAAGCCGATTGGATTTCTGTGATCGGGATCTATATCGCAGCCAGCGGGTCGGTGCTGGTATCTTACATCAGGGCGAGGGGCTCAGCTGTAGGGATGGATACCAAGGTTGGATTCCTCAGCCGCTTTGAACGCTACCTGGTACTGGCACCTACCCTGATCCTGAGCATCCCGATGGTGGGGGTGTGGATCATCGCCGTGCTGGCTAATGTTACTGCCATACAGCGCATCGTGGACGTGCGGCGGCAAGCTCACGAACAAAACAAAATCTTGCGGAAAGATAACTCGAATACCAAATAGTAAGGAGAGGTCGCCATGCCAAGTGGTATACCCAGCGGTTTTTTTATCGGAACATTTTATCTCAGATTTTATGGCATCATCCTGATGCTTGGTGCCCTTGCTGCAGCCTTCCTGGCCGAGCATGAGGCCAAACGCAAGGGATTAAAAAGCGAATTCGTCTGGGACGCTTTGATCTGGGTGCTGATCGCTGGCATTATCGGGGCACGCTTGTGGCACGTCTTTACCCCACCCCCATCCATGCAGGCTATGGGCTATACCACCCAGTATTACCTGACCCACCCACTGGCACTGATCAACACCCGCGCTGGCGGATTAGGCATCCCGGGGGCGGTGATCGGGGGAGCAATTGGTTTATACCTGTATTCCCGCCATCGCAAGATGAGTTTCTTAATCTGGGCAGATATCGCTGCACCAGCAGTCGCCCTGGCCCAGGCCATTGGCCGTTGGGGTAACTACTTCAACCAGGAGCTGTACGGGAAACCCACCAACCTGCCATGGGCTGTCACCATCGCCCCTGAGAACCGGGTGCCCGGTTATACCCAATACTCAACCTTCCAGCCGCTATTCCTGTATGAATCAATTTGGAACCTGCTCAACATGGGGCTCTTGCTGTGGATGTCGAGAAAATTTGAAGGGAAATTAAAAGACGGGGATATCTTCCTGACCTACCTTGTGCTTTATCCCATCGGCAGGTTCTTCCTGGAATTCCTGCGCCTGGATGCACCCCGTTTTGGCACGATCAATATCAACCAGATGTTCATGCTGGTTGTAGCCCTGGTTTCGGGCTTCGTGCTATTCTGGCGATATCGCAAACAGGACGTCATTCCCCCGGCAGATACAGAAACACCCAGCCAGCCATCAGTCAACTGATCATCACACCATGCGCTGCTGCGGATAAAAATGCGGGTTGAATGATCCAGACTGATAAGCTCAGTAAATCATTTAATAATTTCATCGCTGTGGACCAGGTCAGCCTGGAGGTCCGCTCAGGAGAAGTGCTGGCATTGCTAGGGCCTAATGGTGCAGGGAAGACCACTACTTTGCGTATGCTGACTTCCGTGCTCAAACCCACAGGCGGTTGGGCGCGCGTGGCGGGCTACGATGTCGTCACACAACCTGCGGAGGTGCGGGCTTCAGTGGGCGTCTTGACTGAACAACATGGCCTGTATGGTCGAATGAACGCCCTGGAATACCTGGATTTCTTCGGACAGATTTACCACATGGATAGCGCAACCCGCCAGGTGCGGACCGCTGAGCTGCTGGAGCAATTTGGATTGTTTGAAGACCGCAGGCGAAAAATTGGTGAATACTCCAAGGGCATGCGACAGAAGCTGGCCCTGGCGCGGGCACTGATCCATGACCCACCGGTGCTGCTGATGGACGAACCGACTTCTGCCATGGACCCGGAGAGCGCTCGGTTGGTGAGGGATGCAATCCACGGGCTGCGTAGTGCCAAGCGCACCATCATCATCTGCACCCACAACCTGGCTGAAGCGGAAGAGCTGGCCGATAAGATCGCCATCATCCAGCATGGGCGCATTATCATCCTTGGCCAGGTCGAGGAGCTTAAAAATCACCTGTTAGGGGCAGCTCAATTCGAAGTACGCCTGGGAGCAGCGATAGATCTCTCCCAGCTCAACCTGCCGGCATCGATCAGCCTGCTCCATCATGGTGAGAACTGGTTCCAATATGAAACTGAGACCCCTGTGCGGGCCAATCCGCAGGTCGTCCAATACCTGGTGAACCAGAATGTCCCCGTGATGGGCTTAGCAGAGATCCCGCGTAGCCTGGAAAAAGTCTATCTGCAAGCTGTTGGTGCTGGCGAGAATGGCAACCACACCCCTGGGAAGGACGCATCAGGAAGGATCGGCAAAGGGAACACTCATGCTGGATAACATCCGCCCCGCCCTGATCATCACCCGCCGTGAGATCCGCGATCAGCTGCGCGACTGGCGTATCATCCTACCCATCGCGGTTCTAACGATCATTTTTCCATTCCTGGCCAACTTCACTACCCGCCGTATCCTGGAATTTGTCCAGCGTTATGGGGCCACCCTGATTGCCGAGCGCTTCATCCCCTTCCTGTTGATGATCGTGGGGTTTTTTCCCATCTCCATCTCACTGGTGATCGCCCTGGAAAGCTTTG
Above is a genomic segment from Anaerolineales bacterium containing:
- a CDS encoding DNA translocase FtsK, which translates into the protein MTPPKTQNSPIREISSGQGYDGIVDEGAGCAVRFQRFLWDFVGIFLLAFALLTLIALFSLPTSGGTLLTLWRNFIRHAFGYGAILVALGSAVAGILVLRLHSSHSGVNGEPVASADRKIPWGRLIALEVAAFAALGLLTVIGGRLVGRAEQGLDGGFVGWGLADLMALGLRAIGLDRNLWGGIVFGVILLVCLLYGMGLVPALYKSLQKITTTKPPSPVVSEPVVSVAPSTAGAGASPMRAESKKRRTLVPTEFRKRLVAANEPAKNLPPPQRDEHLPSLDMLVKDQQDRPDERNINQTAGMIEKSLAEFGIPAKVVGYRVGPTVTQFAVEPGFLEKGSSDEEQANKIKVRVAQIAGLRRDLALALSAERLRIEAPVPGRPYVGIEVPNNRTSMVKLRSILETEAFYKVNSPLAIALGRDVSGLPVVADLSTMPHLLIAGTTGSGKSVCIAAITTCLVMNNTPDDLRLVMIDPKMVELIRFNGLPHLFGKVETDIQRILGVLRWVVAEMDRRYKLLEETHARNIDSYNRKVRRHKLVAPLPRVVVLLDELADLMMTAPDQTEPMLIRLAQLARATGIHLVVATQRPSTDVVTGLIKANFPARISFAVASSVDSRVILDTGGAESLLGHGDMLFMPPEVAAPVRVQGVMVSDSEVEKVITYWQTIHPLEQGVVPPWEDFLKEEAVLADRDELVKKAIEMLRGEKRTSASMLQRRLRIGYPRAARLMDELEEMGVVGPAQTGGREREVLLENDETEDE
- a CDS encoding prolipoprotein diacylglyceryl transferase, whose translation is MPSGIPSGFFIGTFYLRFYGIILMLGALAAAFLAEHEAKRKGLKSEFVWDALIWVLIAGIIGARLWHVFTPPPSMQAMGYTTQYYLTHPLALINTRAGGLGIPGAVIGGAIGLYLYSRHRKMSFLIWADIAAPAVALAQAIGRWGNYFNQELYGKPTNLPWAVTIAPENRVPGYTQYSTFQPLFLYESIWNLLNMGLLLWMSRKFEGKLKDGDIFLTYLVLYPIGRFFLEFLRLDAPRFGTININQMFMLVVALVSGFVLFWRYRKQDVIPPADTETPSQPSVN
- a CDS encoding ABC transporter ATP-binding protein, which gives rise to MIQTDKLSKSFNNFIAVDQVSLEVRSGEVLALLGPNGAGKTTTLRMLTSVLKPTGGWARVAGYDVVTQPAEVRASVGVLTEQHGLYGRMNALEYLDFFGQIYHMDSATRQVRTAELLEQFGLFEDRRRKIGEYSKGMRQKLALARALIHDPPVLLMDEPTSAMDPESARLVRDAIHGLRSAKRTIIICTHNLAEAEELADKIAIIQHGRIIILGQVEELKNHLLGAAQFEVRLGAAIDLSQLNLPASISLLHHGENWFQYETETPVRANPQVVQYLVNQNVPVMGLAEIPRSLEKVYLQAVGAGENGNHTPGKDASGRIGKGNTHAG